A genomic stretch from Setaria italica strain Yugu1 chromosome VII, Setaria_italica_v2.0, whole genome shotgun sequence includes:
- the LOC101767943 gene encoding uncharacterized protein LOC101767943, with the protein MAREGELKRIDLKVNVSCCEGCRRKVMKAMSLKGVLRTEIQPSHDRVTVVGDVDAKVLVKKLSKVGKIVEVLPPASHSENCKRREEGVVKDSSDDRPAPEAEEKSGKGKDDGKGTGGDKAAAACEEGCKKCAHKAARACAAADGGSGDHHASGKAAASRDIGADARSGEGRRDADGSFSGKAALAPDHAAPAPQVQMQQHYHRAEPAMVVPVHVPAYYPPVAAPAPYYGGYYPMPPPPPMPMPMLMGAPRRQLRPQPSRFDEDYFNDDNTIGCRVM; encoded by the exons ATGGCTAGGGAAGGAGAGCTCAAG AGGATTGACCTGAAGGTGAACGTGAGCTGCTGCGAGGGGTGCAGGAGGAAGGTGATGAAGGCCATGAGCTTGAAAG GCGTGCTGAGGACGGAGATCCAGCCGTCGCACGACAGGGTGACGGTCGTCGGAGACGTGGACGCCAAGGTCCTCGTCAAGAAGCTGTCCAAGGTCGGCAAGATCGTCGAGGTGCTGCCACCGGCGTCGCACTCCGAGAACTGCAAGAGGCGCGAGGAGGGCGTCGTGAAAGACAGCAGCGACGACaggccggcgccggaggcggaggagaagaGCGGCAAGGGCAAGGACGACGGCAAGGGCACGGGGGGCGAcaaggccgcggcggcgtgcgaGGAGGGATGCAAGAAGTGCGCGCACAAAGCCgctcgcgcctgcgccgccgccgatggcggcagcggcgaccaCCACGCCAGCGGCAAGGCGGCAGCGTCCAGGGACATCGGTGCGGACGCCAGGAGCGGCGAGGGACGCCGCGACGCCGACGGCTCCTTCAGCGGCAAAGCCGCCTTGGCGCCAGAtcacgcggcgccggcgccgcaggtGCAGATGCAGCAGCACTACCACCGTGCGGAGCCGGCGATGGTGGTGCCGGTGCACGTGCCGGCGTACTACCCTCCggtcgcggcgccggcgccgtacTACGGCGGCTACTacccgatgccgccgccgccgcccatgccgATGCCGATGCTGATGGGGGCGCCccggcggcagctccggccGCAGCCGTCccgcttcgacgaggactacTTCAACGACGACAACACGATCGGCTGCCGCGTCATGTGA
- the LOC101784522 gene encoding protein FAR1-RELATED SEQUENCE 5-like: MATPSTSGDPAAAGEPAPTPSMEPTRRRHPTSRISHIVRTYLDLSSSKKRRAAPKSHPKASGQEAHASEDETDGSKAGPPSSHPSRLLRELGIRVSRYTHEERRDIILRYMQKRSGRQVVNRAASKVPSRQALAERRRRGAGGKFLGKEDTQIADNPEGKAEEEPELPPEVVSNAGGVPIVGMVFESEEKAYEYYVNYAGNMGFSVRKGCLDKTAKNSNRSRVYFCSREGLRLKNDAKRPRPETRVGCPARIAIKLTPSGKYRVTEFVDDHNHQLAAPFDIEMLKSQRVLAKVQPGSQASNIPPGYKNYLRSKSTKYMKSEDLRALMDYFRRMKSDNPSFYYAIQVDENNKATNFFWADARSIMDYHYFCDVVCFDMIYKEFDCSRPLALFLGMNHHRQMVIFGAAFLYDETVESFKWLLETFKIAMCGKHPKTILTDRSVPLKEALGVTWPGTIHRFCVWQIYQSTVKSIAHMLITSEEFTNDFRHCIFDIEDEQEFVGTWNMIMEKYNLRENEWLIKLFEDRENWAMPYNQQIFSGEIRSMLQAENVGTRLKEYLDIDTDLSPFLKIFESSAEKRRQEEMQADYQANQGVPRIPLPLLWQAANLYTPITFDLFRKECELSMDCMAYGCGEFGSLSEYMITVKNKTKDQLVRFDSSNGTVACTCKKFENTGLLCCHILKVYELRNVKEISSQYFLKRWRKDAKLVTMDEADGFNFDIDTKSSIPGRYAALCRLFYKIAAKAAENVETFALMASQSDQLLAEVEGTLQSTLSDKSSGHSFTDQLTHMAQNDYLLNSSHEALGSTGKKKCEVARRRNDLETNKRKKARKGQPDETEGGPSGELNITSGNIQTEPRNTSNQFIPDQLMQGHYVLGHNFGLGISQNLHNNLNQFDQAASVSTLQQQPFPGNGQLTQGYPSDMHGLQFVETTPQIDHQNGDEGQSSIPVWDFL, encoded by the exons ATGGCCACCCCATCCACctccggcgaccccgccgccgccggcgaaccAGCCCCAACCCCATCAATGGAGCCCACCCGGCGTCGTCACCCGACCTCCCGTATCTCCCACATCGTGCGCACCTACCTCGACCTCTCCAGTTCCAAGAAGCGCCGTGCCGCTCCCAAGAGCCATCCCAAGGCAAGCGGCCAGGAAGCGCATGCATCCGAGGACGAAACGGACGGGTCCAAGGCGGGGCCGCCGTCATCCCACCCGTCGCGGCTGCTCCGGGAGCTGGGAATCCGCGTCTCCCGCTACACGCACGAGGAGCGCCGGGACATCATCCTCCGCTACATGCAGAAGCGGAGCGGCCGCCAGGTGGTCAACCGCGCGGCTAGTAAG GTCCCATCGAGGCAGGCtctggcggagcggcggcggaggggtgcTGGAGGGAAGTTCCTCGGCAAGGAGGACACCCAG ATTGCAGATAATCCTGAAGGAAAGGCAGAAGAAGAGCCAGAATTGCCACCAGAAGTCGTCTCAAATGCTGGAGGAGTGCCCATAGTTGGAATGGTCTTTGAGAGTGAAGAAAAAGCATACGAGTATTATGTTAATTATGCAGGAAATATGGGATTTAGTGTCCGGAAAGGATGTTTGGATAAAACTGCTAAAAATTCCAACAGGTCAAGGGTCTATTTCTGTTCTAGGGAGGGGCTTCGCTTAAAGAATGACGCCAAGAGACCTCGCCCGGAGACAAGGGTGGGTTGCCCTGCACGAATAGCTATAAAGTTAACACCTAGTGGTAAATATAGGGTCACAGAATTTGTGGATGATCACAATCACCAGCTTGCTGCACCATTTGATATTGAGATGTTGAAATCACAAAGAGTGTTGGCCAAGGTTCAGCCTGGAAGCCAAGCTAGTAACATTCCTCCTGGGTACAAGAATTATCTTCGGTCAAAGTCTACCAAATATATGAAATCAGAGGATCTCAGAGCTCTGATGGATTATTTTCGAAGAATGAAGAGTGATAATCCATCGTTTTACTATGCGATTCAGGTGGATGAAAATAACAAAGCAACTAATTTCTTCTGGGCTGATGCAAGGTCAATAATGGACTATCATTACTTCTGCGATGTGGTCTGCTTTGACATGATCTACAAAGAATTTGACTGCAGCAGGCCCTTAGCTTTGTTTCTAGGCATGAACCATCATAGGCAAATGGTCATATTCGGTGCGGCTTTTTTATACGATGAAACTGTTGAGTCTTTCAAGTGGCTTCTTGAGACCTTTAAGATTGCTATGTGTGGGAAACACCCAAAGACAATTTTGACTGATCGATCTGTGCCTTTGAAGGAAGCATTGGGTGTTACATGGCCTGGCACTATCCACCGTTTCTGTGTGTGGCAAATATACCAGAGTACTGTTAAGTCCATAGCACATATGCTTATTACTTCTGAAGAATTCACAAATGATTTTAGACACTGTATATTTGATATCGAGGATGAACAGGAGTTTGTTGGCACATGGAATATGATAATGGAGAAATACAATCTTAGAGAGAATGAATGGTTAATTAAGCTTTTTGAAGATCGGGAAAATTGGGCCATGCCATACAATCAACAAATATTCTCTGGGGAGATTAGAAGCATGCTACAAGCTGAAAATGTTGGCACTAGGCTCAAAGAGTACTTGGACATCGATACAGATCTATCCCCTTTTTTGAAGATTTTTGAAAGTTCAGCAGAGAAGAGGAGACAAGAAGAAATGCAAGCTGATTACCAAGCCAACCAAGGGGTACCGAGAATACCTCTGCCATTGCTGTGGCAGGCTGCAAATTTGTATACCCCAATAACTTTTGACTTATTTAGAAAGGAGTGTGAACTAAGTATGGACTGTATGGCCTATGGTTGTGGTGAGTTTGGCTCTCTTTCTGAATATATGATTACTGTCAAGAACAAAACTAAGGACCAGCTTGTGCGATTTGACTCATCAAATGGTACGGTTGCATGTACTTGCAAAAAGTTTGAAAATACTGGACTGTTATGCTGCCATATATTAAAAGTATATGAGCTGAGGAATGTTAAAGAGATTTCCTCACAGTACTTTCTGAAGAGGTGGAGGAAAGATGCAAAGTTGGTGACAATGGATGAAGCCGATGGGTTTAATTTTGACATTGACACAAAATCTTCCATTCCAGGACGTTATGCAGCCCTTTGCCGCTTGTTCTATAAGATTGCTGCTAAGGCTGCAGAGAACGTAGAGACATTTGCACTGATGGCAAGCCAGTCAGATCAACTTCTTGCAGAAGTGGAAGGAACTTTGCAATCTACTCTGTCTGATAAGTCATCTGGACATTCCTTTACAGACCAATTAACTCACATGGCCCAGAATGACTACCTACTTAATAGTAGCCATGAAGCTCTAGGTTCTACTGGAAAGAAGAAGTGTGAAGTCGCTCGCCGTAGAAATGATTTGGAAACCAATAAACGAAAGAAAGCGAGAAAAG GGCAACCTGATGAAACAGAGGGTGGACCAAGTGGAGAGCTGAATATCACATCAGGAAACATACAGACAGAACCAAGGAATACTTCCAACCAGTTCATTCCAGATCAATTAATGCAG GGACATTATGTACTTGGTCACAACTTTGGGCTTGGTATCTCGCAGAACCTTCACAACAATTTGAATCAGTTTGATCAG GCCGCCTCGGTTTCAACCTTGCAACAGCAGCCGTTTCCTGGGAATGGTCAACTAACCCAA GGATATCCTAGTGATATGCATGGGTTGCAATTCGTGGAGACAACTCCCCAAATCGATCATCAGAATGGCGACGAGGGTCAGTCGTCAATACCGGTGTGGGATTTTCTTTGA
- the LOC101783712 gene encoding protein argonaute 2, with protein sequence MDYERGGGGGRGRGRGRGGGGSAGGGGRGGGYGGRGGGGYGGRGGGGYDGGGRGGGGYDGGGGGGGGGYGRYEGGGYGGGRGGGGYHGPPRGGGYGAGGRGPGGGGRQAYGPGGGRGGSAWAPPPGSGRGRGGGGNGAEYVPVTRAPAPAPTSMGIAPKDKEALSASGSVERIDSSELARGKPSSSLVATPYAGARVPMQRPDRGGSSSQANVKLLVNHFIVKYRKATTIFHYDIDIKLDQASPKASGKELSKAEFLSVKDELFKDTSFRRLSSCVAYDGGRNLFTSAELPEGLFRVRVRSKTYIVSVDLKKQLPLSQLSELPVPREVLQGLDVIVREASRWRKIMVGKGFYSPNSSLDIGQGAVALKGALQTLKHTQQGLILCVDYSVMPFYKAGPVMDLVEKIVGRLDYRTTLNKWQLENLEYELKGRRVTVIHRRTNQKYIVQGLTPLPAGQLTFVDAETGQTNRLVDYYAQKHGKVIEYQMLPCLDLSKSKDKANHVPIELCTLLEGQRYPKANLDRNSDRTLKSEALIPAFKRRKEILDLVNATDGPCSGEIAPQFGISLDVQMTEVMGRILPPPNLKLGAPNGQTSKFSINHESCQWNLMNKKLVEGWDLQCWGIVDFSARTSHPREESLNGWMFVEKIVRKCCELGIRMNTDPCFVHKSEMAVLSDPHRLHEELNKAKQAAVSKEQRLQLLFCPMSEQHPGYKTLKLICDTQLGILTQCFLSKIANKQQGQDQYMTNLALKINSKLGGSNVQLYDSLPRVSGAPFMFIGADVNHPSPGNVESPSIAAVVASINSGVNKYVSRIRAQPHRCEVIQQLGEICLELIGVFEKQNSVKPKRIIYFRDGVSDGQFDMVLNEELADMEKAIKVNGYSPTITVIVAKKRHHTRLFPKDQGQPQTKNGNVPPGTVVDTGVVDPSAYDFYLCSHNGLLGTSRPTHYYSLVDEHGFGSDDLQKLIYNLCFVFARCTKPVSLATPVYYADLAAYRGRLYYEAGMRSGTFEAGSFPRLHKDLEDNMFFI encoded by the exons ATGGATTACGAgcgcggaggcggtggtgggcgcggccgcgggaggggccgtggtggcggaggcagcgccggcggcggcggaagaggaggtgggtacggcggccgcggaggaggtgggtacggcggccgcggaggaggcgggtacgacggcggcggccgcggaggaggcgggtacgacggcggcggaggaggaggaggagggggataCGGGCGTTACGAAGGAGGAGGCTACGGCGGGggccgtggaggcggcggctACCACGGCCCGCCTCGCGGAGGCGGATATGGCGCGGGAGGGCGTGGccccggcggtggtggcagaCAGGCGTACGGCcccggcggtgggcgcggcgggagcgcgtgggcgccgccgccgggttcGGGGagaggtcgcggcggcggcggcaacggagcGGAGTACGTCCCCGTCACCagggcgcccgcgccggcgcctaCATCAATGGGGATCGCGCCCAAGGACAAGGAGGCGCTTAGCGCGTCGGGGTCCGTCG AACGCATTGACTCCAGTGAATTGGCAAGAGGAAAACCTTCATCATCACTAGTTGCCACGCCTTACGCTGGAGCACGTGTGCCAATGCAAAGACCTGATCGTGGAGGCTCATCATCTCAAGCAAATGTCAAACTTTTGGTGAACCATTTCATTGTCAAGTACCGAAAGGCGACAACAATTTTTCATTATGACATAGACATCAAGCTTGATCAAGCTTCCCCTAAGGCTTCGGGCAAGGAGCTCTCCAAGGCAGAATTTCTTTCTGTCAAGGATGAGCTCTTCAAGGACACCAGCTTTCGACGTCTTTCGTCATGTGTTGCTTATGATGGCGGACGAAATCTATTCACTTCTGCTGAACTTCCAGAAGGTTTATTTCGTGTGAGAGTTCGGTCCAAGACCTACATTGTATCTGTAGATTTGAAGAAACAGCTGCCATTAAGTCAACTCTCAGAGTTACCTGTGCCTAGAGAGGTCTTGCAGGGTCTTGATGTCATTGTGCGTGAGGCCTCTAGATGGCGCAAGATTATGGTTGGTAAAGGATTTTACTCACCAAATAGCAGTCTGGACATTGGGCAGGGTGCTGTGGCTCTGAAAGGAGCACTACAGACCCTTAAACATACTCAGCAAGGGCTGATCCTATGTGTTGACTATTCAGTTATGCCGTTTTACAAAGCTGGGCCAGTGATGGATCTTGTTGAGAAGATAGTGGGGCGCCTTGATTACAGGACAACTCTGAACAAGTGGCAACTGGAAAATTTGGAGTATGAGCTTAAAGGCCGACGTGTGACTGTGATTCACCGCAGGACTAATCAGAAGTACATTGTGCAAGGTTTGACACCCTTGCCTGCCGGCCAGTTGACCTTTGTGGATGCTGAAACCGGGCAAACGAATAGGCTTGTTGATTATTATGCTCAGAAACATGGCAAGGTGATTGAGTATCAGATGCTTCCATGCCTGGATTTGAGCAAGAGCAAGGACAAAGCCAATCATGTGCCAATTGAGCTTTGCACTCTTCTTGAAGGGCAGAGGTATCCAAAGGCAAATTTGGATAGGAATTCTGATAGAACACTAAAATCGGAGGCCCTAATTCCTGCATTTAAGCGGAGGAAGGAGATTCTGGACTTGGTGAATGCTACAGATGGGCCTTGCAG TGGTGAAATAGCACCGCAATTTGGGATTTCCTTGGATGTGCAAATGACTGAAGTCATGGGTAGGATCCTTCCCCCACCCAACCTAAAACTTGGCGCCCCCAATGGCCAGACCAGCAAATTCAGTATCAACCACGAGAGTTGCCAGTGGAACCTTATGAATAAGAAACTAGTAGAGGGCTGGGATCTTCAGTGCTGGGGCATCGTGGACTTCAGTGCACGTACTTCTCACCCCAGGGAGGAGTCCCTCAATGGATGGATGTTTGTGGAAAAGATAGTCAGGAAGTGCTGTGAGCTCGGCATCCGGATGAACACTGATCCATGCTTCGTGCACAAGTCAGAAATGGCAGTGCTCTCTGATCCACATCGACTGCACGAGGAGCTAAACAAAGCAAAACAAGCAGCAGTGAGCAAGGAGCAGAGGCTGCAACTCCTGTTCTGCCCGATGTCCGAGCAGCACCCAGGTTACAAGACACTGAAGCTGATTTGTGACACGCAACTGGGGATCCTCACCCAGTGTTTCCTGAGCAAAATTGCGAACAAGCAGCAGGGCCAGGACCAGTACATGACCAACCTTGCCCTTAAGATCAACAGCAAGCTTGGGGGCAGCAACGTCCAGCTGTATGACTCGCTCCCACGTGTCAGCGGTGCGCCATTCATGTTCATCGGAGCTGACGTTAACCATCCGTCACCCGGGAACGTGGAGAGCCCGTCAATTGCAGCTGTGGTCGCGTCTATCAACTCTGGCGTCAACAAGTACGTGTCAAGAATCCGCGCCCAGCCACACCGCTGCGAGGTGATCCAGCAGCTTGGTGAGATCTGCCTGGAGCTCATTGGAGTCTTTGAGAAGCAGAACAGCGTCAAGCCAAAGAGGATCATCTACTTCCGTGATGGCGTGAGCGACGGCCAGTTCGACATGGTCCTGAACGAGGAGCTGGCGGACATGGAGAAGGCGATCAAGGTGAACGGCTACTCGCCGACCATCACCGTGATCGTGGCCAAGAAGCGGCACCACACGCGGCTATTCCCTAAGGACCAGGGCCAGCCGCAGACGAAGAACGGCAACGTGCCGCCCGGCACTGTGGTGGACACGGGCGTGGTGGACCCATCGGCTTACGACTTCTACCTATGCAGCCACAACGGGCTGCTGGGGACGAGCCGGCCGACGCACTACTACAGCCTGGTGGACGAGCACGGGTTCGGGTCGGACGACCTGCAGAAGCTGATATACAACCTGTGCTTTGTGTTCGCCCGGTGCACCAAGCCGGTGTCGCTGGCGACGCCTGTCTATTACGCCGACCTTGCGGCCTACCGCGGCAGGCTCTACTATGAGGCGGGCATGAGGTCGGGAACTTTTGAAGCGGGGAGCTTCCCGAGGCTGCACAAGGACCTGGAGGACAACATGTTCTTCATCTGA
- the LOC101784117 gene encoding probable disease resistance protein At1g59620 has product MAELTSGAVSSLLGLLQKEAQLLGGVGSDVDFIREEMESMNSFLEHLSMTAHLAGGHDKQVRTWMKQVRDLAHDCSNCIDSYLQSGDLAVHLARGGLRRYVWWTYWLVQKMVAQHRAAMRLRELKDRVSDVGKRRRRYGVEIPPPPSSSTPSQGAAAAAAPDAAEDADDDDDDDDTQNQVAAAAGGPDPRRRALEPRTLEDFCAEKLADWFSSLSSRQQAAGQWEGRYLIPSIAIVAQDAGTCAAAAQGAMGLAAAHNFEKTVSINLQALHHAWDLPLLPQEILCYILRECIHQQGTGQGGEVAEKNPWKALEDREKTYEEIWGNIDRLNIYDKINQVKSKVGAVHITIAEAESKKTEETKRFKATSGITLDEPLEVLRQALQLTLNKQGADMIQQSLEDILHEAAIMLKQHMETATPELPIHLDDIQYQDILRKVFLDSKLPQVQQQTSTTNPATTLGEATDCIKEILNNHKITLGNHKIALDIIRELLPGRPQLPDQTDNNSEETKANSTTAAIKETMEMVQEISWPIKVSLLIKGVVDKINQHLQSKKTLIILIDEMDYIARWEEIRNALSLLTCANGSAVIVITKNRQKAKEFCSASGEPVIYSLVGMYHDIVLKITGQGENEGGNNNSQLFRDILDKCNPDEFCMRMFSHALYANPNRSYEELRRLNDTLQVSGNSMATDATKAKAKMIFKFSYKDLPREHKTCLLYLAVFPQGHSIKRSSLIERWAIEGLITKEDWPTVVCHAKRCFEALIDRQLVMPVDLSAAGKVKSCMVGGQVHQFITKIANKEHILDTRLSQLQARHFSTSSGLRLRASDNINTIVEKLRPKYLHKLRLLKLLDLEGCDRHLNKNHIKDICSTILRLKYLSIRRTYVDDLPSEINNLHELEVLDIRQTKVPERATRGIVLLKLRRLLAGQRVDPSTSQEMGTLPGANKRLPSAVQIPRKINKMENMEVLSNVKASSKDGAELKEIRKLGQLRKLGVVIQNKKAHLTNLLWALSDLKECIQSLSVTILGTRTEGTATDQKLLEPPLYNYLIRPPKVLESLSIDGFTDIVQLLTLFAKGSDELSKVTLSRTLLEKNNLIHIAILPKLQCLRLRHDAYKESSLTFKKEDFPHLKNFLVECLHKTGMIKFKNEATPELEKIVLFRTNIKHLCGIGALPKLKELELKGNEFLVLLPEDGTPSAVTVEDGTAYAGAITRSTLTFREEEFKHLKYFLVQGAILQTDIKFEGGAPELEKIVLSDTNIKSLAGVDGLEKLKEIDLKGDRNLFSLFTSANHITKVTLLDTCLKQDDLQILAKKPKLCMLFLLDNSYDEIQLTFHEDEFPKLKHLTVKCLKIREISFAEKSACKLEKIIWSFIELKSLSGINKLPELKELEFNGDSIPLEVRRDIHAHDKKLIHNKTQHQDKE; this is encoded by the coding sequence ATGGCCGAGCTGACGTCCGGAGCCGTGAGCTCGCTGCTGGGCCTCCTCCAGAAGGAGGCGCAGCTGCTGGGCGGCGTCGGGAGCGACGTGGATTTCATCAGGGAGGAGATGGAGAGCATGAACAGCTTCCTGGAGCACCTGTCCATGACGGCGCACCTCGCCGGCGGGCACGACAAGCAGGTCCGCACGTGGATGAAGCAGGTCCGGGACCTCGCCCACGACTGCAGCAACTGCATCGACAGCTACCTGCAGAGCGGCGATCTGGCTGTCCACCTCGCCAGGGGCGGCCTCCGGCGCTACGTCTGGTGGACCTACTGGCTGGTGCAGAAGATGGTTGCTCAGCACAGAGCCGCCATGCGGCTGCGCGAGCTCAAGGACCGGGTGAGCGACGTCGGCAAGCGCCGGCGCAGGTACGGCGTggagatcccgccgccgccgtcgtcttcaACCCCGTCTcaaggtgctgctgctgctgctgcgcctgaCGCTGCAGAAGAcgcagacgacgacgacgacgacgacgacacccaAAATCAagtggcggccgcggccggtggCCCTGATCCCCGTCGAAGAGCTCTAGAGCCTCGCACTCTGGAGGACTTCTGTGCCGAGAAGCTAGCCGACTGGTTCAGCTCCTTGAGCAGCCGACAGCAAGCTGCGGGGCAGTGGGAGGGTCGATACCTGATACCATCCATTGCCATCGTTGCACAGGATGCTGGTACTTGCGCTGCCGCTGCACAAGGAGCAATGGGTTTGGCGGCTGCCCATAATTTCGAGAAGACTGTCTCCATCAACCTCCAGGCGTTGCACCACGCATGGGATCTTCCGCTGCTACCGCAGGAGATCCTCTGCTACATCTTGCGTGAATGCATACACCAACAAGGCACGGGTCAAGGAGGTGAGGTGGCGGAGAAGAATCCATGGAAAGCGCTTGAAGACAGGGAGAAAACGTATGAAGAAATATGGGGAAACATTGACAGGCTTAATATCTACGACAAGATTAACCAAGTCAAGAGCAAGGTTGGAGCAGTCCATATAACCATTGCCGAAGCTGAGAGCAAGAAGACTGAAGAAACAAAGCGCTTCAAAGCCACCTCCGGGATTACCTTGGACGAACCCTTGGAGGTGCTCCGCCAGGCATTGCAGCTCACGCTGAACAAGCAAGGAGCTGACATGATACAACAATCACTGGAGGACATACTGCACGAGGCGGCCATCATGCTTAAACAGCACATGGAAACTGCCACGCCTGAGCTCCCAATTCATCTGGATGATATCCAATACCAAGACATCCTGAGGAAGGTGTTCCTGGACAGCAAGCTCCCACAGGTACAGCAGCAAACCAGTACCACCAATCCTGCTACTACATTGGGTGAAGCCACAGATTGCATCAAAGAAATCCTCAACAACCACAAGATTACACTAGGGAACCACAAGATTGCACTAGACATCATACGGGAGTTGCTGCCCGGACGACCACAGCTTCCTGACCAGACGGATAACAACTCAGAGGAGACTAAGGCCAACAGTACTACTGCTGCTATCAAAGAAACCATGGAGATGGTTCAGGAGATATCGTGGCCAATAAAAGTTTCACTGTTGATCAAAGGGGTAGTGGACAAGATTAATCAGCATCTGCAAAGTAAAAAGACCCTGATCATCCTCATTGATGAGATGGACTACATAGCCCGGTGGGAGGAGATCAGGAATGCTTTGAGCCTGTTGACTTGCGCCAATGGCAGTGCAGTGATAGTGATCACAAAGAACAGGCAGAAGGCCAAAGAATTTTGCTCTGCATCGGGGGAACCTGTAATCTATTCCCTTGTTGGTATGTACCATGATATTGTGCTCAAGATTACAGGCCAAGGGGAGAATGAAGGTGGCAACAACAATTCCCAGCTCTTCCGTGACATCTTGGACAAGTGTAATCCAGATGAATTCTGCATGAGGATGTTCTCTCATGCTCTGTACGCAAATCCCAACAGGAGCTATGAAGAACTGCGCAGGTTGAATGACACCCTGCAGGTTTCGGGAAACTCAATGGCAACTGATGCTACCAAGGCTAAGGCTAAGATGATATTCAAGTTCTCCTACAAAGATCTGCCAAGAGAACACAAGACATGCTTGTTGTACCTAGCTGTTTTCCCTCAAGGTCACAGCATCAAGCGGTCAAGCCTAATAGAGCGATGGGCTATAGAAGGGCTAATAACAAAGGAAGACTGGCCCACCGTAGTGTGTCATGCAAAACGATGTTTTGAAGCTCTCATAGACCGGCAGCTTGTTATGCCTGTTGATCTTAGTGCTGCAGGAAAAGTCAAGAGCTGCATGGTAGGTGGCCAAGTCCATCAGTTCATCACCAAAATCGCCAACAAAGAGCACATTTTGGACACACGCCTGTCACAACTCCAGGCCCGTCACTTCTCCACCTCCAGCGGTCTTCGACTTCGTGCCTCTGATAACATTAACACAATTGTGGAGAAGCTCCGGCCTAAATACTTGCATAAACTGCGGCTGCTCAAGCTGCTAGATCTGGAAGGCTGTGATCGTCACTTGAACAAGAACCACATCAAGGACATCTGCAGCACAATATTACGTCTTAAGTATCTAAGCATAAGGAGAACATATGTTGATGATCTGCCTAGTGAAATCAACAACCTCCATGAGCTGGAGGTATTGGATATCCGGCAAACCAAGGTGCCTGAGCGTGCAACAAGAGGTATCGTGCTCCTAAAGCTGAGGCGCCTACTGGCTGGTCAAAGAGTTGATCCAAGTACAAGTCAAGAAATGGGAACGCTCCCAGGGGCCAATAAGCGGTTACCCTCTGCTGTCCAGATCCCACGCAAGATCAACAAAATGGAAAATATGGAGGTACTGTCCAATGTGAAGGCTTCTTCAAAGGATGGAGCTGAGCTCAAAGAAATTAGAAAGCTAGGGCAGCTGAGGAAGCTTGGTGTGGTTATCCAGAACAAGAAAGCTCACCTCACGAATCTGCTTTGGGCCCTTAGCGACTTGAAAGAATGCATCCAGTCTCTTTCCGTCACTATACTTGGAACCAGAACTGAGGGCACTGCCACCGACCAAAAGCTACTAGAACCACCCTTGTACAATTACTTGATACGACCCCCCAAGGTTCTTGAGAGCCTAAGCATTGATGGTTTCACAGATATTGTGCAGCTTCTCACATTGTTTGCTAAAGGTAGCGATGAACTTTCCAAGGTAACTCTGAGTCGCACCTTGTTGGAAAAGAATAATCTGATCCACATCGCCATACTTCCCAAATTACAATGCCTCAGGCTCCGACACGATGCTTACAAGGAGAGCAGTCTCACCTTCAAGAAGGAAGATTTCCCACATCTCAAGAATTTTCTCGTCGAGTGTCTCCACAAGACTGGCatgatcaaatttaaaaatgAAGCAACTCCGGAGCTTGAGAAGATTGTGCTATTCCGCACCAACATAAAGCATCTTTGTGGCATCGGTGCCCTTCCAAAACTGAAGGAACTCGAATTGAAGGGCAACGAGTTCCTGGTTTTATTACCTGAAGATGGGACACCTTCTGCTGTGACAGTTGAAGATGGGACAGCTTATGCTGGGGCAATTACCAGGAGCACGCTCACTTTCAGGGAGGAAGAATTCAAACATCTAAAGTACTTCCTTGTCCAGGGCGCAATCTTGCAAACTGACATTAAATTTGAAGGTGGAGCTCCTGAGCTCGAGAAGATTGTCTTGTCCGACACAAACATAAAGTCTCTTGCTGGAGTCGACGGCCTTGAAAAATTGAAGGAGATTGACTTGAAGGGTGACAGGAACCTTTTTTCATTATTTACCTCTGCAAATCATATTACCAAGGTGACCCTTTTGGATACATGCCTGAAGCAAGATGATCTACAAATCCTtgcaaagaaaccaaagctGTGCATGCTATTTCTCTTGGACAATTCTTATGACGAAATCCAGCTTACCTTCCATGAAGATGAGTTCCCAAAGCTCAAACATCTAACTGTCAAGTGCCTGAAGATCAGGGAAATCAGCTTCGCCGAGAAATCTGCTTGTAAGCTCGAGAAGATCATCTGGTCCTTCATCGAGCTGAAATCTCTCTCTGGCATCAACAAACTTCCGGAATTGAAGGAGCTAGAGTTCAACGGTGACAGTATCCCTCTTGAGGTGAGGAGAGACATTCATGCACATGACAAGAAACTTATACACAACAAGACGCAGCATCAGGACAAAGAGTAA